In Synechococcus sp. A18-25c, a single window of DNA contains:
- the dxs gene encoding 1-deoxy-D-xylulose-5-phosphate synthase — MHLRDLSHPNQLHGLSTSELEEVAAQIRQRHLEVVSNSGGHLGPGLGVVELTLALYQTLDLDRDRVVWDVGHQAYPHKLITGRYSNFDSLRQKGGVAGYLKRCESSFDHFGAGHASTSISAALGMAMARDQQGENYKCVAVIGDGALTGGMALEAINHAGHMPETPLLVVLNDNDMSISPPVGALSSHLNRMRLSPPMQFLSGSVEESMRHLPFMGGDLPAELNRLKGSMRRLAVPKVGAVFEELGFTYMGPIDGHDIAEMTRTFQAAHRVGGPVLVHVITTKGKGYPYAEADQVGYHAQSAFDLGTGKARPSKTPKPPSYSKVFGQTLVKICEQDPKVIGITAAMATGTGLDLLQKSLPNQYVDVGIAEQHAVTLAAGMACDGLRPVVAIYSTFLQRAFDQLIHDVGIQKLPVTFVLDRAGIVGADGPTHQGQYDISYMRAIPNFTVMAPKDEAELQRMLVSSLQHDGPCAIRIPRGPGEGMPLMEEGWEPLPIGCGEVLRTGDDLLIVAYGAMNSKALATAELLQQQGIHCTVVNARFLRPLDTALIHPLAQRIGRVVTMEEGTIQGGFGSAVLESLQDADLQLPVMRIGIPDVMVDHATPQQSFETLGLLPDQMAERIKLRFKLAVSALQDTADSTSQVSSVVP, encoded by the coding sequence ATGCACCTGCGCGATCTGTCGCATCCCAACCAGCTGCATGGTCTCAGCACGAGCGAGCTTGAGGAGGTCGCGGCGCAGATTCGACAGCGTCATCTCGAGGTGGTGTCCAACAGCGGAGGTCATCTCGGACCGGGTCTTGGTGTGGTTGAGCTCACGCTGGCTCTCTACCAGACGCTCGATCTTGACCGTGATCGTGTCGTCTGGGATGTGGGACATCAGGCCTATCCCCACAAATTGATCACCGGTCGTTACAGCAATTTTGATTCCCTAAGACAGAAAGGTGGAGTTGCCGGTTATTTAAAGCGTTGCGAAAGCAGCTTTGACCATTTCGGTGCAGGTCATGCCAGCACCTCCATCTCAGCGGCACTGGGCATGGCCATGGCCCGTGACCAGCAAGGAGAGAACTACAAGTGTGTTGCGGTGATCGGTGATGGCGCGCTCACCGGGGGCATGGCCTTAGAGGCAATCAACCATGCCGGCCACATGCCGGAAACGCCATTGCTGGTGGTGCTCAACGACAACGACATGTCGATCTCACCTCCGGTGGGCGCCCTTTCGAGTCACTTAAACCGCATGCGGCTGAGTCCGCCGATGCAATTTCTCTCAGGCAGCGTGGAAGAGAGCATGCGTCATCTCCCCTTCATGGGCGGTGATCTTCCCGCCGAGTTAAACCGACTCAAGGGCAGCATGCGCCGTTTGGCTGTCCCCAAGGTTGGTGCGGTGTTCGAAGAACTGGGCTTTACCTACATGGGCCCGATCGACGGCCATGACATCGCCGAGATGACCCGCACTTTTCAGGCGGCCCATCGCGTGGGGGGACCTGTTCTGGTGCACGTGATCACCACCAAGGGCAAGGGCTACCCCTATGCCGAAGCTGATCAAGTCGGCTACCACGCACAATCAGCCTTTGATTTAGGCACCGGCAAGGCCCGCCCTAGCAAGACACCTAAGCCACCCAGCTACAGCAAGGTTTTCGGGCAGACGCTTGTCAAAATCTGTGAGCAGGATCCGAAAGTGATCGGCATCACTGCGGCGATGGCCACGGGCACCGGTCTTGACCTGCTGCAGAAGTCCCTCCCGAATCAATACGTGGATGTGGGAATCGCTGAGCAGCATGCCGTCACCCTGGCTGCAGGCATGGCCTGTGATGGTTTGCGTCCCGTGGTGGCGATCTACAGCACCTTCCTGCAACGGGCTTTCGATCAGCTCATCCACGATGTCGGCATCCAGAAGTTGCCGGTCACCTTTGTGCTCGATCGAGCAGGCATTGTCGGTGCCGATGGCCCTACTCATCAGGGTCAATACGACATCAGCTACATGCGAGCCATTCCGAATTTCACGGTGATGGCTCCCAAGGATGAAGCGGAACTGCAACGCATGTTGGTGAGTTCACTTCAGCACGATGGTCCCTGCGCCATCCGCATTCCTCGCGGTCCTGGTGAAGGGATGCCGTTAATGGAGGAGGGCTGGGAACCCCTCCCCATTGGTTGCGGTGAAGTGCTCCGCACCGGGGATGATCTTTTGATCGTGGCCTACGGCGCCATGAATTCCAAAGCGTTGGCAACGGCCGAACTTCTGCAGCAGCAGGGCATCCACTGCACGGTGGTGAATGCTCGCTTCCTGCGTCCGCTCGATACCGCCCTGATTCATCCACTGGCGCAGCGCATCGGCCGTGTTGTGACCATGGAAGAGGGAACGATTCAAGGGGGCTTCGGTTCGGCTGTTCTTGAATCTCTGCAGGATGCTGATCTGCAGCTGCCTGTGATGCGGATTGGCATTCCCGACGTCATGGTCGACCACGCCACGCCCCAACAGAGTTTTGAGACTCTCGGTCTCTTGCCGGATCAGATGGCTGAACGCATCAAACTCCGCTTCAAACTTGCCGTATCCGCGCTCCAGGACACAGCCGACTCCACGTCGCAAGTGTCGTCCGTCGTCCCCTGA
- the psaK gene encoding photosystem I reaction center subunit PsaK, producing MLTPLLAIAPATVSWSPKVGLVMIACNVIAIGIGKATIKHPSVGAKLPNDAFFGGMSHASLLATTSLGHMIGIGAILGLATRGVL from the coding sequence ATGCTCACTCCTCTCTTGGCCATCGCGCCTGCCACGGTTTCTTGGTCTCCGAAAGTGGGCCTTGTGATGATTGCCTGCAACGTGATTGCCATCGGTATTGGCAAGGCCACGATCAAACATCCGAGTGTTGGCGCCAAGCTTCCAAACGACGCCTTTTTCGGGGGCATGAGCCACGCATCACTGCTGGCCACAACGAGCCTTGGTCACATGATTGGCATCGGAGCCATCCTTGGACTCGCAACCCGCGGTGTGCTCTGA
- a CDS encoding DUF3593 domain-containing protein yields MPDFDPSPLFALSLFPYLFFLYHLGKKRLLPALARRGFQLTLLFVGVTIVAAVIADLRFDAELVAIDPLHGGAEAFLTLSNAVIVAGLIKPQKVQ; encoded by the coding sequence ATGCCGGACTTTGATCCCTCTCCGTTATTCGCCCTGTCTCTCTTTCCTTATTTGTTCTTTCTCTATCACCTAGGAAAAAAACGTTTGCTTCCAGCACTTGCCCGTCGCGGTTTCCAACTGACACTGCTGTTTGTTGGAGTCACCATCGTGGCTGCCGTGATTGCTGATCTTCGCTTTGACGCCGAACTGGTGGCGATTGATCCACTGCATGGAGGTGCCGAGGCCTTCCTCACCCTCAGCAATGCCGTGATAGTCGCCGGCCTGATCAAACCTCAAAAGGTGCAGTGA
- a CDS encoding DUF2499 domain-containing protein has translation MHALSLGTWWIHWASVAEWLVAIVLIQRFRSETTGTSTRRIAWAMLPALISAMAACTWHLYDNSESLRWLVTLQASCTLLGNVLLAWAAWSLPAPLVSEEQR, from the coding sequence ATGCACGCGCTCTCGCTGGGCACCTGGTGGATTCACTGGGCCTCAGTGGCTGAATGGCTTGTGGCCATCGTGTTGATCCAACGCTTTCGATCTGAAACAACTGGAACCTCAACACGTCGCATCGCCTGGGCCATGCTGCCGGCGTTGATCAGCGCGATGGCGGCCTGCACCTGGCATCTTTACGACAACAGTGAAAGCCTTCGCTGGCTCGTGACACTGCAAGCTTCATGCACTCTGCTGGGGAACGTGTTGCTGGCTTGGGCTGCCTGGTCTCTTCCGGCTCCTTTAGTCAGTGAGGAGCAGCGCTGA
- the csaB gene encoding polysaccharide pyruvyl transferase CsaB: MVALRDAEKAKVLLCGYYGEHNLGDDALLQVLISQLPNAWDPLITARDHQAAAELAPGASFVDRRSLSETLRALKQVNALVLGGGSLLQDGTSFKSLLYYLIVLWCARWNRIPIILWGQGLGPLQRKWSRWCVQATLSGIRAVSWRDPVSFHQAQRWRLSMPMVMGPDPVWCHPAPRWSGGQDLILCLRPTPLLNTQGWQTLLRALEHFSAQSGSKVIWLAFHGDQDAALWNDLDQQRLIPAGLRERSLQRRAESLEQVHGLFGKASLVIAMRLHALILAATTGCPTAALSYDPKVKAAAQLANLPWLNLEHPLAIQEMTSQWHEARRHPASSSSIQQLRDSADVHRTLLQEHLQAIHQRLA, translated from the coding sequence GTGGTAGCGCTTCGCGATGCAGAAAAGGCGAAGGTGCTGTTGTGTGGTTATTACGGTGAGCACAACCTCGGTGATGATGCGCTGTTGCAGGTGCTCATTTCCCAGCTTCCAAACGCATGGGATCCGCTGATCACAGCCAGAGATCATCAGGCTGCCGCTGAGTTGGCTCCAGGTGCGTCCTTCGTCGATCGTCGCTCCCTGTCTGAAACACTTCGTGCTCTCAAGCAGGTGAATGCGCTCGTGCTGGGAGGCGGAAGTTTGCTGCAGGACGGCACCAGTTTCAAAAGCCTCCTCTACTACTTGATCGTGCTGTGGTGCGCGCGCTGGAACCGCATTCCGATCATTCTTTGGGGGCAAGGACTGGGCCCTCTTCAACGCAAGTGGAGCCGTTGGTGTGTTCAAGCAACATTGAGCGGAATTCGAGCGGTTTCCTGGAGAGATCCTGTCTCGTTCCATCAGGCCCAGCGATGGCGATTAAGCATGCCGATGGTGATGGGTCCGGATCCGGTCTGGTGCCATCCCGCACCGCGTTGGTCCGGTGGTCAAGACCTGATTCTTTGCCTCAGACCCACACCGCTGCTGAACACTCAGGGTTGGCAGACGTTGTTGCGAGCCTTGGAGCACTTCAGTGCCCAATCAGGGTCCAAAGTCATTTGGCTTGCCTTTCATGGTGATCAAGATGCTGCGTTGTGGAATGACCTCGATCAACAACGACTTATTCCAGCCGGTCTTCGAGAACGCTCGCTGCAAAGGCGCGCTGAATCTCTCGAGCAGGTTCACGGTCTCTTTGGCAAAGCATCCCTCGTGATTGCCATGCGATTGCATGCGTTGATTCTTGCAGCCACAACGGGATGCCCAACGGCTGCACTCAGTTATGACCCAAAAGTGAAGGCCGCCGCTCAATTGGCCAATTTGCCCTGGTTAAACCTAGAGCATCCTCTTGCGATTCAAGAGATGACGTCTCAATGGCATGAAGCCAGAAGACATCCAGCGTCATCGTCCAGCATTCAACAGCTCCGCGATTCAGCGGATGTGCACCGCACACTGCTCCAGGAACACCTCCAAGCCATCCATCAACGCTTGGCTTGA
- a CDS encoding ABC transporter ATP-binding protein: MTLDLQNVGRCISNQWIVRHLSFQIGNDECLALVGPSGCGKSTTLRLIAGLDPVSEGLIAISGQDVTQLSPAERSIGMVFQSYALLPHLTVFENLELGLKIRKVQPRDRSIKIQTILDLVQLSDRASHRPAQLSGGQRQRVALARALLRDPEIYLLDEPMSNLDAQLREDIRPELRRLVLEQQKPTIYVTHDQHEAMAMAQKIAVLNQGHIEQIDTPYNLYTNPSTLFVARFIGRPQINCLRPHQGRVRTIRPEHVRFSSSGLRCKLQSREWLGNSQLLFLDSEEGIVRMLTHPDASIPDSGWISWDSSDELHFDATSGARLVSKSEPTVS; the protein is encoded by the coding sequence ATGACACTTGATCTCCAAAACGTTGGACGATGCATCAGCAATCAATGGATTGTCAGACATCTTTCCTTTCAGATCGGTAACGATGAATGCCTGGCACTTGTCGGCCCAAGCGGATGCGGAAAAAGCACAACATTGCGCTTAATTGCCGGTCTAGACCCCGTCAGCGAGGGTCTCATTGCAATCAGCGGTCAAGATGTCACACAGCTCTCGCCCGCCGAGCGAAGCATTGGCATGGTGTTCCAAAGTTATGCACTTCTGCCTCACCTAACCGTTTTTGAAAACCTTGAACTTGGGCTGAAAATTCGCAAAGTTCAGCCCAGAGATCGCTCAATCAAAATTCAAACAATTCTCGATCTCGTGCAACTTTCTGACCGCGCATCACATCGACCTGCCCAGTTGTCAGGAGGACAGCGACAGCGTGTCGCACTCGCGCGGGCTTTGCTACGGGATCCAGAAATTTATCTTCTCGATGAACCGATGAGCAATCTCGATGCTCAACTCCGAGAAGACATTCGGCCTGAATTAAGACGGCTGGTTCTTGAGCAACAGAAACCGACGATCTACGTCACCCATGATCAACATGAAGCCATGGCCATGGCACAGAAAATCGCGGTGCTGAATCAAGGCCATATTGAACAAATCGATACACCATACAACCTTTACACCAACCCCTCCACCTTGTTTGTGGCACGGTTTATCGGAAGGCCTCAGATCAATTGTTTGCGTCCACATCAAGGGCGTGTGCGTACCATCAGACCTGAGCATGTTCGCTTCAGCTCGTCAGGTCTTCGCTGCAAGCTGCAATCAAGAGAATGGTTGGGCAATTCGCAGTTGTTGTTTCTCGACAGTGAAGAAGGCATCGTGCGCATGTTGACGCATCCCGATGCATCCATTCCCGACAGTGGTTGGATCAGCTGGGATTCAAGTGATGAATTGCACTTCGATGCAACTTCTGGCGCAAGATTGGTTTCCAAGAGCGAACCAACCGTCTCTTGA
- a CDS encoding carbohydrate ABC transporter permease — protein sequence MRVNRTLILLLGIWSLAPLIWQVYTSFCTDQALVTPFAEHAQRWTLAHYQSVLHSDPPFLKYLFNSLFTGVLSTLLTLILALPASYSLSKLNKQTANLIRGLLVGCALFPYVLLFLALLEVARFLQLGNSLIALAIPYAALSQPLAVLLLTNAFADLPTELEDAARVEGLSLLQRFRWILLPLIAPAIASTSILVFLFSWNEYPIALTWISDASKLTLPVAMARIAGSSIHSVPYGPFAAATVLGSIPLILLVMAFQKPIVSGLTSGAVKG from the coding sequence ATGAGAGTTAATCGGACTTTGATCTTGTTGCTCGGCATCTGGTCCCTGGCGCCACTGATTTGGCAGGTCTACACATCATTCTGCACCGATCAAGCCTTGGTCACACCGTTCGCTGAGCATGCGCAACGATGGACGCTGGCTCACTACCAAAGTGTGCTTCACAGTGATCCACCGTTCCTGAAATACCTGTTCAACAGTTTGTTTACAGGCGTGCTTTCCACACTGTTGACGTTAATTCTGGCATTGCCAGCGAGTTACAGTCTCAGCAAGCTCAACAAGCAGACTGCCAACTTGATAAGGGGCTTGTTAGTTGGCTGTGCGTTGTTCCCATACGTGTTGCTTTTTCTAGCTTTGTTAGAGGTTGCCCGGTTCCTTCAATTGGGCAACAGCCTCATTGCCCTGGCCATTCCCTATGCCGCACTATCGCAACCTTTGGCTGTTTTGCTTCTCACCAATGCCTTCGCTGATCTACCCACTGAGCTTGAGGATGCCGCCAGAGTAGAGGGTTTATCGTTGCTACAAAGATTTCGCTGGATTCTTCTGCCACTGATTGCGCCAGCCATCGCCAGCACCTCCATTCTTGTATTTCTATTTTCGTGGAATGAATACCCAATTGCACTCACCTGGATTAGTGATGCCAGCAAATTGACATTGCCGGTGGCCATGGCAAGGATTGCAGGCTCCTCAATTCATTCGGTTCCCTACGGTCCCTTCGCTGCCGCTACAGTGCTGGGTTCAATACCTCTGATTCTGCTGGTGATGGCATTTCAGAAACCAATCGTTTCGGGTTTAACCAGTGGAGCTGTGAAGGGATGA
- a CDS encoding carbohydrate ABC transporter permease produces MTSLLLLLLPSLLFLAGVFALPLVRYLWLSFHADSVMTGLVAIPNDAANWQRFFQDLRFWQDLGQTLRFALASVTLELLVGFAIALMLNQPLRGRALIRTTALIPWALPTTVMALGWRWIFNTPYGPVNRLFESTFGQSLNALGEPSLAWITTVYADVWKTTPFVALILLAGLQTIPADLYEAARLEGAGVWTCLKRITLPLLLPYLGLALMFRLAQAFGVFDLIQVMTGGGPASSTESIALYAYWNALRFLDFGYSATIMIGSFIILTTMVAIAWMVITTARRRTAMGAPS; encoded by the coding sequence ATGACCAGTCTTCTGCTCCTGCTTCTGCCGTCGTTGCTGTTCCTAGCTGGAGTGTTCGCGTTACCCCTCGTTCGATATCTGTGGTTGAGTTTTCACGCCGATTCGGTGATGACCGGTTTGGTCGCGATCCCCAACGATGCAGCCAACTGGCAACGGTTTTTTCAAGACCTTCGTTTCTGGCAAGACCTTGGGCAGACCCTGCGCTTTGCTTTGGCCTCGGTCACTCTAGAGTTGCTGGTTGGATTCGCGATCGCGCTGATGCTCAACCAGCCTCTGCGTGGTCGAGCCTTGATTCGAACCACAGCTCTGATTCCCTGGGCGCTTCCCACCACAGTGATGGCGTTGGGCTGGCGTTGGATCTTCAACACGCCGTATGGCCCAGTGAATCGTTTGTTTGAAAGCACGTTTGGACAGTCACTGAATGCTTTGGGTGAACCATCGCTGGCCTGGATCACCACGGTGTATGCCGATGTATGGAAAACAACCCCATTTGTTGCGCTCATTCTGTTGGCAGGGCTCCAGACCATTCCTGCCGATCTCTACGAAGCTGCTCGTTTGGAAGGGGCCGGGGTCTGGACCTGTCTGAAACGAATCACGCTTCCGTTGCTGCTCCCTTATCTCGGTCTCGCGTTGATGTTTCGCTTGGCGCAAGCTTTCGGAGTGTTTGATCTCATTCAGGTTATGACCGGCGGTGGACCGGCCAGCAGCACCGAAAGCATTGCTCTCTATGCCTATTGGAATGCTCTGAGATTCCTCGATTTCGGCTACAGCGCAACAATCATGATTGGCAGCTTCATCATTCTGACCACGATGGTGGCGATTGCCTGGATGGTGATCACGACAGCACGACGCCGAACAGCCATGGGAGCACCGTCATGA
- a CDS encoding ABC transporter substrate-binding protein: MKRTSGQLILVVITFTVSTLLGVSTLARQADSVSILMPAPFADATAELVRTFNKEHEGRIHLNVIRGPLETESISDLAVSSLLLGDTPFDGLLMDVTWVSKYAKAGWLSPLDDYFTDQDIAALAPGASEGNHAEGALQRWPLTSDIGLLYWRTDLMDEPPRTPQDLETISRTLQASGQVPFGYVWQGRQYEGLSCVFLEIMDGFGGEWYAPQTSAIGLDEPAGTAAATWLQHLIESGISPRAVTNYAESESLQSFKSGESAFMRNWPYAWAELQKDDSPVKGKVGITTMVAESNQRPAATIGSWGLSLLKGSEHPQSTIEAIKYLTNEQSQRYLYTNFGYTPTQAALFNDEQLTRTHPSLVAIGEALPFARARPQTPLYAQMSDVLQRNLSSALTGVTPSSAAMDQAQQSTEQVLIAAGATP, translated from the coding sequence ATGAAACGCACAAGCGGCCAATTGATCCTGGTGGTGATCACCTTCACTGTTTCAACGCTTCTCGGGGTTTCAACCCTGGCGCGTCAAGCCGACAGTGTCTCGATCCTGATGCCAGCTCCCTTTGCCGATGCCACCGCTGAACTCGTTCGTACGTTCAACAAAGAGCATGAGGGGCGCATCCACTTGAATGTGATCCGAGGCCCGCTCGAAACTGAATCCATCTCCGATCTCGCGGTCAGCAGTTTGTTGCTGGGAGACACACCGTTTGATGGCCTTTTGATGGACGTCACCTGGGTTTCGAAATACGCCAAGGCGGGGTGGCTGTCTCCATTGGACGATTACTTCACAGATCAAGACATCGCCGCTCTCGCCCCTGGGGCCAGCGAAGGCAATCATGCAGAAGGTGCTTTGCAGCGCTGGCCGCTTACGTCAGACATCGGCTTGCTGTATTGGCGGACGGACTTAATGGATGAACCACCACGCACCCCGCAGGACCTTGAAACCATCAGCAGAACCCTGCAAGCCAGTGGACAAGTCCCGTTTGGCTACGTCTGGCAAGGGCGTCAATACGAAGGGTTGAGCTGCGTGTTCTTAGAAATCATGGATGGCTTCGGTGGGGAGTGGTATGCACCACAAACCAGTGCAATCGGTCTCGATGAGCCTGCAGGGACTGCCGCTGCAACGTGGCTGCAACATCTGATCGAGTCAGGCATCAGTCCCAGGGCGGTGACGAACTATGCCGAATCGGAATCTCTGCAAAGCTTCAAGTCAGGTGAGTCAGCCTTTATGCGCAACTGGCCTTACGCCTGGGCTGAATTGCAGAAAGATGACAGCCCAGTCAAAGGGAAGGTTGGCATCACCACCATGGTGGCCGAATCCAACCAACGCCCTGCGGCGACCATCGGAAGCTGGGGTTTAAGCCTTCTGAAGGGTTCAGAACATCCTCAATCCACGATTGAAGCAATTAAATATCTCACCAATGAACAATCACAGCGATATCTATACACCAATTTTGGCTACACACCCACACAGGCGGCCTTATTTAACGACGAACAACTGACCCGCACGCACCCATCCTTGGTTGCCATTGGTGAGGCGCTGCCCTTTGCACGAGCACGTCCTCAAACCCCGTTGTACGCCCAAATGAGTGATGTCCTGCAACGGAATCTCAGTAGCGCCCTCACCGGGGTGACACCGTCATCTGCAGCCATGGACCAAGCGCAGCAATCCACGGAGCAAGTGCTCATCGCAGCGGGGGCAACCCCCTGA
- the ggpS gene encoding glucosylglycerol-phosphate synthase: protein MDGREGGSHFIILYHRTPFDEARDASGARVWQDQKSPNGIIPTLRNLFRDRKNGTWIAWRQVDDLVGAEDERIAMREPADFTLRRIPLEQEQISSFYHVTSKESFWPILHTFPNYFDINNANWSIFEEVNQRFADAACAEAAPGATVWIHDYNLWLAPGYIRDKRKDLKIAFFHHTPFPGSDVFSILPWRKQIVESLLSCDVVGFHIPRYTENFARAANCLLGVEKGPKTPTNLRFLACGSALTEPSETPWLNYRGRRVQLLSSPVGTSPDVIQSLAEDTHVCHLAERIDEDTKKGRKLILSASRVDYTKGNEELLLAFERLLERRPDLHGNIVLMLACVAAASGMKIYEDTQRLIEETIGRINGRFSQIDWVPIRFSTRRIPYEEMVAWFSQADICWITPLRDGLNLVAKEYAAARKGRDGVLVLSEFTGASVVLDGAVLTNPYSHKQMDNAIDAAIDMPSSEQLERMARMSSAVETFTVSDWAAEQMDALETPE, encoded by the coding sequence ATGGATGGTAGAGAAGGCGGAAGTCATTTCATTATTCTCTACCATCGCACTCCATTCGACGAAGCACGTGATGCTTCAGGAGCCAGAGTCTGGCAAGATCAGAAGAGTCCGAATGGCATTATTCCGACTCTGAGAAATCTCTTCAGGGATCGAAAAAATGGCACCTGGATTGCCTGGAGACAGGTCGACGATTTAGTTGGCGCAGAAGATGAGCGCATTGCAATGCGCGAGCCTGCAGATTTCACTTTGAGAAGAATTCCACTCGAGCAAGAGCAAATATCAAGCTTCTATCACGTCACTTCAAAGGAATCGTTCTGGCCTATTCTTCACACTTTTCCAAATTATTTTGATATCAACAACGCCAATTGGAGCATTTTCGAAGAAGTTAATCAGCGCTTTGCTGATGCAGCCTGTGCTGAAGCAGCACCAGGGGCGACAGTTTGGATTCACGATTACAACCTATGGCTCGCACCTGGGTACATCCGAGATAAACGCAAAGACCTGAAAATTGCTTTTTTCCATCACACACCGTTCCCAGGAAGTGATGTTTTTTCAATCTTGCCCTGGCGAAAACAAATTGTTGAAAGTCTTCTAAGTTGTGATGTCGTTGGATTTCACATTCCCCGCTACACAGAAAATTTTGCGCGCGCAGCGAACTGCCTTCTGGGTGTGGAGAAAGGCCCCAAAACACCCACCAACTTGCGTTTTCTTGCTTGCGGCTCTGCCCTGACGGAACCCTCGGAGACACCCTGGTTGAACTACCGAGGGCGCAGGGTGCAATTGCTGTCATCCCCCGTCGGCACATCACCGGATGTGATTCAGTCTCTTGCCGAGGACACACACGTCTGCCATCTCGCCGAACGGATTGACGAGGACACCAAAAAGGGCCGCAAACTGATTCTGTCTGCTAGCCGCGTCGACTACACGAAGGGCAACGAAGAGCTTCTGCTGGCCTTCGAGCGCTTGCTGGAACGAAGGCCAGACCTACACGGGAACATTGTTTTGATGCTTGCCTGCGTTGCTGCAGCATCAGGGATGAAAATCTATGAAGATACTCAACGACTGATCGAAGAAACGATCGGACGCATCAATGGACGATTCAGTCAGATTGACTGGGTGCCAATTCGATTCTCAACGCGCAGAATTCCCTATGAAGAAATGGTGGCTTGGTTCTCCCAGGCAGACATCTGCTGGATTACACCCCTAAGGGATGGTCTCAATCTGGTAGCCAAAGAGTATGCAGCGGCAAGAAAAGGCCGTGATGGCGTGCTCGTCCTGTCTGAATTCACTGGCGCGTCCGTGGTTCTGGATGGGGCCGTGCTGACCAATCCCTATTCCCATAAGCAGATGGACAATGCCATTGATGCTGCTATCGACATGCCCAGTTCAGAGCAATTGGAGCGGATGGCACGCATGAGTTCTGCAGTGGAAACGTTCACAGTGTCTGATTGGGCCGCTGAACAGATGGATGCGCTGGAAACACCGGAATAA
- a CDS encoding peroxiredoxin, with protein sequence MPRITVNRRDFLGISLAGSLAWLWKPTMAKALGGKLPELGIAAPDFNLPGTIAGTTKPNLSLKSWRGQWLVLYFYPRDFTSGCTIEAHGFQDALSDFKSHNCEIAAISADSVDDHESFCTSEGLGFTLLSDPDGAVSRDYGSWMAPYSLRHTFLIDPDGLLRARWTGVRPVGHAQEVLSTLITEQTSGAV encoded by the coding sequence ATGCCCCGCATTACAGTGAATCGTCGAGACTTTCTTGGGATCTCACTGGCTGGGTCTTTGGCTTGGCTCTGGAAGCCAACAATGGCCAAAGCACTGGGCGGAAAGCTCCCCGAGCTCGGAATTGCCGCACCGGATTTCAATCTCCCAGGCACCATCGCAGGTACCACCAAGCCGAACCTTTCATTGAAGTCGTGGAGGGGACAATGGTTAGTTCTTTATTTTTATCCGAGGGATTTCACGTCAGGATGCACGATTGAGGCCCACGGCTTCCAGGATGCCCTGTCTGACTTCAAAAGTCACAACTGCGAGATTGCGGCAATCAGTGCAGACAGTGTTGATGACCATGAATCCTTCTGCACAAGTGAGGGACTTGGCTTCACGCTTCTTTCCGATCCAGACGGTGCTGTTAGTCGAGACTACGGATCTTGGATGGCACCTTATTCGCTGCGCCATACCTTCCTGATCGATCCTGATGGTCTTCTGCGGGCACGTTGGACCGGTGTCAGACCCGTTGGTCACGCACAGGAAGTGCTCAGCACGCTGATCACAGAGCAAACCAGCGGAGCGGTTTGA
- the rpmB gene encoding 50S ribosomal protein L28 — MSRVCQLTGTRANNGMAVSHSHIRTKKLQQANLQQRRLWWAEGNRWVNLRITTRALKTIQKKGLGAYAKSLGIDLAKV; from the coding sequence ATGTCTCGGGTGTGTCAGCTCACCGGAACACGTGCCAATAACGGAATGGCAGTGAGCCACTCCCATATCCGCACCAAGAAGCTTCAGCAGGCCAATCTGCAGCAGCGTCGTCTGTGGTGGGCAGAAGGAAACCGTTGGGTCAATCTGCGCATCACTACGCGCGCGCTCAAGACCATTCAAAAGAAAGGTCTGGGTGCCTACGCCAAGTCACTTGGCATCGATCTGGCCAAGGTCTGA